TTGTAGCAGCACTTTGATAATACCCTATGACTAAATACTAAGCTCTACtattcaaaacaaattaacTAGACTTTTTCCAATtagctaaaacaacaacagagcaaAACCAAACTTtttagaatatataatatatatatgtatacaactACAGGACATGGTTAAGGCTAAAAAGCTTGTGCGCCTTGTTCCGATCAAACCGATGcctgtctatatatatatatatatatatatatataaatatatatattgaatgtaTTGTACAAAGGGCTACTTAGAGATCTTAGCTGTCGCCGCTTACTGCAACTATTTTGACATCTCACATATGCTGAGGATGTGTaatatataacatttcaaCTAAATGTACTTCCAGCCACAATTGAACTATGTAATTTGTAATGTTAGTGCGCTTTTGCTGCTTACCTTGAATTCTTAGTAATTTAGTAATACGTTATTTTTGTGTTGGCTAGCTTGGCTTACTTACTACtcattaatttattcattttttgctttaactatagtattatatattatcaaaaagaaacaacaaaggaaggcaacaacaacaacaacaacaaaaacgtgTTTGTATaaagtttcataaaacaaaaaaaaataacaaaaaaaaaatagctagCTCATAAGTAAACAATTAATGTATGTGAATTGTCGATGCGATTTTCAGCAAGAAAAGCATGCACATTTCCTGCAAGTCCCCAAACGCGATCcatgtactatatatatatatagaaagagagagagatatatgGAGAGcggcgtgtgcatgtgtagcAGCTGCAATATTTCGAGtgcttaatttatattattagtaatttatacacaatatatatatatatatattaattatatgaGCAGCATGCATTAAAACAGATAAATCTATATTtcaagaaaatgaaaagatttatattatatttaaggCCAATGCAActacacgcatgcacacacacactacgaCAATTTGACATGGATGCGTCGTGAATAATACtataaacaaattacatatttttaaataccattttttatttgacatTATGAATATACACATTGAATtatagtataatatatatatatatatacatatacagcgTTTATTGTAGAATTTTGCGAGCATATttgaaagaaaatgaaaaactataaaaaaaaaaaaaacaaagctgaAAAccaagcacacaaacaaacaaccaTGAGCCACATCATATGGCACAGCTATCGTTTAAGATTGTAAAGTGAAAAATCCAGgcgtacatatttatatatacatatacaaaaaaaaaatgaaaggaaCAACATGCagctatatatgcatatgctaaaaatatataaatatatatatatatatatatatatatatatatatatttcacacaaaacaaaaagcataTACACAATTcgatgataatgataatacaaaataaattattaaaaacctGTAAAAACTAagtaaagcaaaataaaattagttaCATTAGTTACAAATCCAAACAACGTTCATTCaattaactatttaaataacttCTCTTAATGcgtacaaaataaacaacttgaccgaaaattacatttaaattaatattaaaatttgataaattgcAGAAAACACGAAAATTAGTTTTCAGCCATTGGCGCTCGAGTTTTAagtttaattagtttaagttttcttactttgcatatttttgtattattattgagCCATAAAAAGAGCGAAGCAACAATACGTGAGTTGCAATACCCTTTGAATTGTGTGTTcgcaataattatttttaattttgttcttAAGTCAAGAAttgtaaacttttttgttttaaattgtgCTAAAAACTCGACTATGCGGTGCTCAATAATCTCAGGAGTCAGGCAATTAGCTCAGGCCAATTACATCAACAGCTCTAGCTGTAAGGGACGATGTCCTACAACGATTTCTTAAATTCACCGAGATGTTTGGCTGCTTAAAGAGTGAGTTTCGCGCtatatcaatttattttacCCCTTCATCCATCATTTGTCATATTATAGCGTTTTTGCTTTCATCAATCATGCAACGCTTTCGTGTCGGAAAtgtattatttgttttcatcTAAGCAACAAGTTTTTGTGCTGCATACCCCAAAAAGGAAACGAGTTTTTATGCCCCAGCAGAGAGTATTGCACTGCCGACGGTAAGTGTGTAATACTTATTTGTCTATCTTATGCGCATATATTTGTTATCTGAATCAATACTTACTTGAGGCACTcgcatatattaaaaatagatATGTTACAAAGCTCAAATGATAATATTTTAGATAGTAGGTGCATagggttttatttatttattgatagcCAAGCATGGTAACCACAATTACACGtaacattataaatatatatttgtatagaaaGATTTTACTTATTGCGAGCAGCAGCTCGTAAATTACAATGTGCAGTGGCATTATAATAACAAATCACGTGTATGGGTATGAAAATTGAATGAAGagcataaataacaataatcaaCTATGCTTAACGCACGGGCCTAGCACTTAAATGTGGCTGTGAttgtgcgtatatatatatatatatagtatatatatcaattcaTGAATAATCGATCAAATAAATAGAATCGGTGCCATGTGCTGCATTAATAATGAATAGCTCGCCACGTTGGCTCTTAAATCTTAAAGCATTTGTTAATCACAGTATTAGACATGTGCTTCATGCATGCCATATTGGGTCAAGTGTGCCTCCTTTCTGCTTTCCAATTCAAATTGCCGGCACACGTCCTCACACTGCGACAAAGCGTGCAAACAAAGCCGTAGCCGGAGCCGGCTAAATTACAGGTCTTAATTAAAATAGTAAGCGTGCGGGAGCGATGTATTTAATACAAAACATTCGCGTTGCGGTCCGGGTCTGTGGGCCAGCAACTGCGCCGTATGCCTCTAATTAAAGGCCACTAAAACGATGTCCTTGAGCTGCGCACACCAGCAGGCTGAGGCCTAGCAGGGCGGCGAACCAGCCACACGCGATGCGACCGGCTGCATTTTCGGCGTCCACGAACGGAATGGAGCCCCAATCCCGTTTGGCAATGTCGGGTATGCCGGGATCGTTAAAGTAAACGACCCGATTGTTGAGCGGTTGGGTCGGACGAAAGTTGTTCTTCAGATGGTCATCGTTGGCCGTCAATAGCCGAAAGTGATTCAGCTGTGAGTAAACCAGTTGTCAATCAAATATACGATAACAATGTTCGACCAGACGAGACGACTCACCTGATACTCTGATATGTCGATGGGCTGATAGAAATCTATCCAGACCACCTTCTCGGCGCATGGCGGTGTTGTCAACGAGCCTGTGTAGGTGAAATAGGTAACAAGATCATATTCCAAAAACTTGTTCAGCGGCAAAGGTTGCGCCAATTCAGCGGATTGGCCCTTGTGGCTTATCTTGTCCAGCAGCTCCGCAAATTCGCCATAGTTGGGATTATCCGCTGCTGTAATCTAGTAATTGTATTATTCTTCAAACAGTTCGGTTCACAAAAAAAAGCGGGCTTCGGGTTAGCTACCTTGAAGAAGAATGCCAACACGGCAATGCCATGATCCTTATCCAGGGCACTCTGAAAGTCCTTGTAATCCAGACTGCGCATAACCACATGCAGCTCAGCGGGATAGGATTGGTTGTTTATCAGATCCTCGCTGCCAACGGTGTCGTTCTCGCCCCAATGAAAGTGAAACTGTTCGAATTGGTAGTCGGTTTTGCGTTCCAGCGGTCCACCCCGgattcgcggctccttgcccGGCTCAAAGTCCATGGTGACCAGCACAGTGTGTCCATTGTTGGTCAACTTAACGCTTTTGGGCTTAGCATCGAAATTGAAATAGTCAGGATAGGGAAACTTTTTCTTTGTCACATTCAGCACATCGATGTTAATCGGACTCTGGAACTTGCCGCTGCAGCGCTGATAATCGTCACCCCAATGCTCCGGTCCATGCTGCCCGCCATAGCCAAAGTCCTGAGCGAAGACAACGGCAACTGTAAAAATGGATGACAATCAAGATCGAGACTTGCTAATTGCTTGGACAAGCCGAGACGGCGATACCGTTCATGATAATGGTGACATCGAGACCATTCGCAAATATTTAATCACGACTGTTATTAATTTGGCTACTATTTTTGGCAGCACTCAGATAGCTAAAAATATGCGATTGTTGTCAGCCTTAATTTGTtgcacaaataatttaaattgtgtaTCTTTATAATTCACGCAGAAGCAGGTCATGCTGCGAATCTGTTGGTGTGATTGTCACCTGCAAGACCTCCTACGTTTTCACTTGCATATCTACCTGTTAATTTTTTGCGTGCTTTGTTTCTAAATGCCCTCACATTGGGTATTATGATTTAATCGCATAGGCCCCACATAAAGTAACTATATTCTAGATCGAAGTCAACAGTCGAGCCGATATAGTCATTGTCTCTTTGTCTCTCTATATAAAGCCTTACTCTTGACGTCTTTAGAGTTCCATACAGCACATATGTCGGCATCACCCAAATCAGACccctatatcatttagcttaTATAGGTATTATAGCTTTTAAATCAAGTGTTTGCCTTATAAGCAAAATCTTATCGATATATTAATaccttatcatatagctatataGAAAGAATCGGACATGAAAAGAGTTTTCGCATGCGAAAACTTGTCAAAACTTGCTGTTACCAACATCTTAGGGTATCATTACACTTCGGCTTAATGAACTCAAAATCTGTGGCATGGTCTGTTTGGTAATACTGATAATAAATGGCTTTAATGCCTGTCAGAGGTCGACATTGTGCATCATGTGTCATGCATAATTATTTGTTCAATTAGCGTTGATTAAGCAACAATTATCGTGTAAACTGTTTGCTATGTGCTTACGACTTTAATGCCGAACAGCCTTAACTGAGAGCCTTCCTTATtgtaaaaaatagaaaacaaatatataaattatcttGTCAAGCGTTAAGTTCGCTTTCGGCTAGTTAAAGTTGTGCAATTTTCGAATTTTTAAATTGGTTTCTCTCAAATTAAGCACAGATAATACGTTGCGCTAATTGAAGCAAGTGCTAATTCCGTAAATAGTAAAATTATTATTGGCAATAAGCCGCatgtttaatttttgacaataaaaacttaactaaACTGAATTCTAAATTAGCTAAGcacgcaaaacaaaaaaaaaaaaacaacaacaacttttattCATGTGTGTTCAAGtaattgttgaattattcATTGTGTGATTTGAGACAAATTGGCCAACTAGCGAATCGTTTTGCTTTCATTgccttgttgttttttttttgttgttgtgtggtTTCCGGACTTCCGGCCTGTTGCCAGACATTCTCAAACGGGCTGCAAAAGGCACGTTGTTGCGCTGTCAAAGGAAAGCCAAACTAACAAAGGGCTTGAGTCAGGCAGAAGTGAAGTTTAAACTTATTTAATCGTCTGCTTGTTGAATTTTATATGGGCCAGACATGTTATAAACGTGTTTCTGATTGTTGCACAAAGATAATCAACCTGTTTTTTGGAACTTGTGGCGTGTCAAGGACACATTAGTCGAATCCAATATTAAAGAACCTTTATTTAAGTAGTTATGTCTGCTAATGTTGTTATTTAAAACAATCTTAAGCCAATTACTGCACTAATTATAGTTGAACAATTAACACTCTACACTCTCTATTTCTATTGCAATTCGACACTCGGAGAAGCAGCTGCAACCAGATCAGCACAATTCTAAatgttgcacaaatatttgctaaACAATTCCGGCAAATGACAAGCTTTGTGCGCTGCTAATAAATCAAGTAATATGCATTAATTGTCTGTAACTTGTCGACTTAGTTTATTGCCAAATAAAATGTACTTGGTTACTTTTTAAGCGAACTCTTTCAACCTAGAACAGAGCTATTTTCCTTATACAGCACTCTTGTTAATTGGtctcatatatatttcattggAGCTCACCACAAGTCAAAAGCAATGCCACACCGAACTGTAGGTTCCACATATCACTTGCTGTTTTCACCGAACACCTTTtgcgtaaatatatatgtagaaatACTTAAGCCCTTAAGTCGCGACCAGTGGCACAAATCTTTTGGTTTTGTCAATGTGTCAGTCTGTCAAGCGCTGTTCACCCGCCAAATGCGGTCGCACAACTGCGGTTAGGACCCGCATGTCGCAGAAACTTATATCAACTAGCCAAAGGCTGTTGACggcttttgttgcttttgcagcgGCTcgcactcgactcgactcgagtCGAAACTTAAATCGGCCCTCGCCAATATTGAATCAATATTGTCAGTGGTCTCTGTTGTCCCCCTGATGACGTTAATATTATTGAGACACAATTTTGAATAGTTAGTCAGACGCTGCCGTTCACCcacagctatataatatatataagaaaaagtACTAGAGTTGGGCATAATAGTGATTTTTGAGTCACAGTAATTGGATTTAGTAAAGCACACATGTATTTCCTTTAAGCAGACAAGCGCGAGATCTAAGCTCAGCTTAAAGCTTCAAATTTAAGCGTTCATGTtagtcaaaaataaaacagtttAAACCTCTTGAACGCGCAAAACTGCTTCACATGAATAAATTACTTGTGAGTAATCACTGTTTAGTGATCATAAACGCGTCTCTAAAACTGAAAATTACCTGTTCACAGACAATTTTTGAATGAGTAATTGCGCATTGGAAATGATTGTGATTGGTTGACTGTTAGTGAGCGAACAGTGCAAGATTACGTAAAGTGACTTATATAGGTGATTTCTGTTAAGAGGGTCATGTTACGAGACCTATGTTAGGTTGACTTATGTTATGTTGTATGTTGACTTATGTTAAGAGCAATACTGCTATGTACTACTTTTCAAGCAATCTTGGCTTCACTCAGCAATTACGAGCTGTACTATTCTCCTAACATATCCGGAAAACTAGTTTGAGGGCGTGTTAGAAATGAGAcgtgattgattgactgattaacAGTCTTATGTTAGGTGATTTCTGTTAAGACACTTATGTTACGGAACTTATGTTGGATGACTTAAGTAACGAGAATTTCTGTTACGAGACTTGTTACGAGACCTATGTTAAGAGATTTACTGCTTAGTTCGGCAATAACCAGTGAAAGTTGATAAAAGCAAGCTTTATCCGACGACAGCGCGTTTTCTTATCTCCAACTAGCTATTAGTTTTTCTGGCGTACTTAAGCTGATTACATTGTTTTTATCTTGTACAATAGTACGGCAAATTGTATGGTAATTAAGAACTCGCCCCAATCTCGTTAAAATTTGCCCACTTTGAATGGCGCCGGTGGCGATTGCGTTAAATTACAACGAATTTTTCCATTGTATTTAACAGCTTGCTAGCATTATTGTAGAAGTTTCTGGTAAACAAAAGCGTTAATCCCCCAATGGCTCAATTTGGGTATTAAAAATGAATGCGCCAAGTGACTCAATATGCATTCTCATTATAACCAATGGACAATGGTTGCATGTTGCACGGTGCACGTTGAGGATGGGGTGTTAACACAATTTCAAGCTTATTAAATTGTACAAAAGAAATTGCCGTCAATTGAGCCACTGAGTCATCAAGTGGTGCTGCACCACACTTAAGACAAATGACAATTGAAGCTGTTGTTTGTATAACTGTTTAGTTAGATGTACAAAATTTTACACATTAACCCAACTTTAAAACAATCGTATAATTGTTTTCCAAACCTcttaagttatatatatataattaagttttacacgttaggttactataaaaaaatatatttcaatttattattttcacttaacggctacttttgttgagtacattcagatttgcttcccgaatatgaactgatttatctaactgttgcggtcgcttagcaaacttcgctttgagagagtttgagtcaaaattgagtgaagtttgagctgcgtcagcaattatgcgtgggatagtactctgatgggaacattgacagtggcgtgatatttagggtgaattgtttatgtctaccaaagggggacagtttgatcttgaccaatgtcgatgttatcaccaggctctttgtttacaatattagaaatgtttataattgtgcttatgcttatgtgctaagttatgttaaagggtgggtgcgactatggatatgtcactcccccaaccattagaaaagtgcctgtcctcaggtgtttaagtttggatatagtgtaacattttcttcttttacaattggtatatctcctattattgtaggtgtttcttctactttgggttttttatattttataattaatttcttaggtatgcttttgaacttatatgtcaaatacagtgttaaacttattaatatgattacaaatatggttattgtaattatctggaatacattgttaaattttgtatgtgcatttataatttgtttcgtttgtacaaacgaaagtggttctaattttataacatcattgcttacgtaaatgctttgagtataatctaacatattgtttgaaattgaaatttcattaatttgcaatgaacaattaaagatttttattatattgtttccttctattgttatttcgttatttatacaattatggtttaatatagtttttggtaaattccaagttaaaattatatttggttctatgtagttgatttgaaaattttgcaaaattttagtataactacattctgatgttatttggtttaaaattcctgttaaacattcattattaattaatttttttgtttctctgctataaacttttttatcttgggtaaaatatttttcatgagctatttctgtcaaaatattattattttcatccgggtatggaattatttcgaataccgggctttttattatttctcgaggaatatgggatattatcagtatttcgtttgtatctgatttaaaccaagtggaagtttttgtattcaacaatttctcagaattaacatgcaacaaatagtcatgttttagtaattttgggttaaaaattcctaatcttgtgagctgcattcccatctcaatgtcttctatatattctgtaaagtgttgtaagttaaatataaggatatctaatttctttcctttttgtttctcttgatctagttcgttcatgatttctattcctttgtttatagcttctattatgtaatttaattcgttaacctgaacgctgttttctgctaagttgcttattttttgttcaatttctgctttgtcttcttgatttaatgttccaaataagtatttatatgctgttcctactatgttaactaaacctcttttgctacgtttggctatttttaagccgtttatttctctgtttaatttttctactaggtattcgatttgtataaggttattgaattctttactttgttcaattaaattgttaaaagtttcttcggtttttgttgaggttatttattagtttttctttattagcttgagtgtcatactctggtgtacctgcatatatgaatatgtccgctggtgttctgttagtcgttttgtgctttgttttatgattgtacgtgtagagtatagtttcaaattttgtaagtttattttcgacgtctgagtcgctgttaatgattcttagtttttcgttaactgtcttatgaaatcgttctacgtcggatataccgtttttactagtggttatattaatatttactgcttctgattttagccataattgtaaagctgtgcacataaaagctgagtctttgtctgcctttatttcgatgggtttacccatttggttgaacacttgtaatatagctcgtttggtttctagccagtctctactttttatttctattaatgatgcaaattttgaatagatatcaatgcaagataaaaattgtttatctcctactatgtaaaaatccattacatatttttctcggatattagcgatttccggagttatttcgaaagttaattttgtatctctgtgttctgtttttgcgatgttgcaaatctcacattcatttattagattttgaattagattttgataatctgggaaatagtgggtttctttgaaccaattgatagttttttcaattcctggatgtaataattctttgtgcttttttaatattaattctttgaattctgcgtatgtttgaaggtctattaattttgtactagttttcattgcctttgttgaattattcggacttattatttctaagtaggcttcttgaaaaattggaaaatctgcttcgttgtggaagtatagcacacttttctttgtgcataagtattcttttattaattctttggcatgcgtattagtcatgtctttgtacgtaatttttatgttggttttgtgaaagtaattcgtaacttttgtttcgttctcggttcctttttcaaattctatttgtcgattataataattaagtggtctttctgtgatttgtaaatggttactgttgtcttcttgagcactatgtattgttgctcttgtgctaattgtatcttcgcctaagaagttttcgtttaattgaattctggacagagcatctgccacataattttcttttcctgggacgtatttaatttggaaatcaaactcatttagcttgatcttccacctttgtaatttcatgttaggttctttcatattatttaaccagacgagtggtctgtgatcactaaggatttgaaattgtcgaccaaagagataggacctaaagtatttagtggcccaaacgattgctaataattctttttcaatcgttgaataatttaactcatgctcgttgagagttctacttgcatagcatataggcttatgctcttgcgaaaggacggcccctattgccatattacttgcgtctgtagttaatgaaaatggtttttcgaagttagggtatattaaaattgggtcggatgttatgagtacttttagcttttcaaacgctagttcgtagtctctgtcttttatattgatttttgctcccttttttaatttaagtgttaatggttttactatattagcgaaatttggtataaatttcctatagaaaccacataatcctagaaatgatttaatttcttttggggtttttggaattgggaatttgacaattgcttgtatcttgttgggatttggttttataccctcagttgtgatgatgtgaccgagaaattcagtttcttttctcataaactcgcatttatccaactgtagttttaagttagcttctctaagcttcttaaataccttttgtagcgacaaaatgtgttcctccaatgaagtggaaaaaataataatgtcgtctaagtagaccagacaatctttaaaaattaaatcttctaagagattgttcatacaacgttggaacgttgcaggtgcattcttaagaccaaatggcatgcgagtgtactcgtaatggccatgtttagtcgaaaatgcggtcttgggtattgaaccaggatccatttggatttggtgaaagcctttggctagatcaatggttgtgaaatattgacattttccaagtttgtctaatatttcatccatgatcgggatagggtatttatcattaatagttagttcattgagattgcggtaatctatgactaaccggaacttttgctttccagatgcatcgtttttctttggaacgattattactggtgagcagtaaggggatttggatttacgtatgatattttgttttatcatatcgcttatttgtttatttacttcctcatcgtatatttgaggatatttgtatggacgcttgtaaattgggtcctcatgttttgttagaattttgtgtttaattgtactagtgaaagtcaaattgtcaccttcatggtactggatatcacgaaattcatgtaaaactttttttattttttctttttcttctgagtttaggtgctctagcctaaactcattgttttctattaattcattattaatagcgaagttaaatggtctgtcctctgttgagggtggatcaaggcactcttgtgcggtcatgtcctcttcgacctcttcgtcgttatatctaaaacaaaagttaaattctcctaaggttacggatccttgtgcatagtctatttttgcttgacatgcctcaaggtattctctcccaatcagaacatcataatgctctgagaagtcgtgaatatagaatttttgtttgctcggacaaattttgcttgctcctaagcgtatactttgttttaattcaataacaccatttatggtgtgaacctttaatgtttcgttgtaaactggaaaatttaagcggtttgttttcattagatttatggttgaacctgtgtcgatgacacattttagaacttcgtcattcataatcaattttatgaatggatttcttctgtttgttccgaggcttgctgatgaaaattttcggatgtatccattttcatctgcccactgttactatctctttgacgtttagtcggagggtttggtgcattcaagcgtgaatgggactgattttggtagtttaagggattttggtatctaccttgacttaatttctgttggaactcgtggtgagctttctgattgtcttcggacttattatgctgtttattttgtgcgtgataactctgattcgtgttggaataaccacttgaaatggtggttgggttagcattttgctgataatttcccatgttcctacgattgttatttggatttccctgaacattattatttttaggtttttcagtaacgctattttcatataatccctctctttgagctacttgctttagtttttgtgtcgacgtaatgtcgtgtctggctaacatcatgaaaagcctatctggtaatttttttgtaataacatctttgattgtgttattcatagcatttgtataaagggttgtattgctaggtatattttctagtgctaacttatttaaaataacaaaagatttatt
The sequence above is a segment of the Drosophila virilis strain 15010-1051.87 chromosome 3, Dvir_AGI_RSII-ME, whole genome shotgun sequence genome. Coding sequences within it:
- the CAH2 gene encoding carbonic anhydrase 2 isoform X1; this translates as MWNLQFGVALLLTCVAVVFAQDFGYGGQHGPEHWGDDYQRCSGKFQSPINIDVLNVTKKKFPYPDYFNFDAKPKSVKLTNNGHTVLVTMDFEPGKEPRIRGGPLERKTDYQFEQFHFHWGENDTVGSEDLINNQSYPAELHVVMRSLDYKDFQSALDKDHGIAVLAFFFKITAADNPNYGEFAELLDKISHKGQSAELAQPLPLNKFLEYDLVTYFTYTGSLTTPPCAEKVVWIDFYQPIDISEYQLNHFRLLTANDDHLKNNFRPTQPLNNRVVYFNDPGIPDIAKRDWGSIPFVDAENAAGRIACGWFAALLGLSLLVCAAQGHRFSGL
- the CAH2 gene encoding carbonic anhydrase 2 isoform X2, translating into MNVAVVFAQDFGYGGQHGPEHWGDDYQRCSGKFQSPINIDVLNVTKKKFPYPDYFNFDAKPKSVKLTNNGHTVLVTMDFEPGKEPRIRGGPLERKTDYQFEQFHFHWGENDTVGSEDLINNQSYPAELHVVMRSLDYKDFQSALDKDHGIAVLAFFFKITAADNPNYGEFAELLDKISHKGQSAELAQPLPLNKFLEYDLVTYFTYTGSLTTPPCAEKVVWIDFYQPIDISEYQLNHFRLLTANDDHLKNNFRPTQPLNNRVVYFNDPGIPDIAKRDWGSIPFVDAENAAGRIACGWFAALLGLSLLVCAAQGHRFSGL